TACAGATATTCAAGGCCCTGACATCCGGGATATCTGCTATGCGACACAGAACCGCCAATCTGCGGTAAGGGACTTGAGCAAGCTGGTCGACGTGATCTTGGTGGTGGGTGCTGCCAACAGTTCCAACTCGAACCGGCTCCGCGAAATCGGCACTGAGGCCGGCGTTGCGAGTTATCTGGTCGCCGATGGTAGCGAGCTCAATCCGGAATGGTTGAAAGACGCCAAGACCGTCGGCATTACAGCCGGCGCCTCGGCACCTGAGGTTCTCGTGGATGACGTAATCGAAGCCCTGCGACGGATCGGACCGGTCTCGGTCTCGTTGCTGCCGGGACGCGAGGAAAACATCGAATTCCGGCTTCCGGCGGAACTCGCCGCAAGCTGATCTTCCTGAATTTCAAAGCCCAGAAAGAAACGTGTGATGGCAATACCCTTCTTCAAGGAAATGCGTATCGGCGGCTATTTGCTCAAGCAGAAATTGCTTGGCCGCAAACGCTACCCGCTCGTGTTGATGCTTGAGCCGTTGTTTCGCTGCAACCTCGCCTGCGTCGGCTGCGGCAAGATCGACTATCCTGACGCGATCCTCAACCGCCGCATGACGGCGCAGGAGTGCTGGGACGCAGCCGACGAATGCGGCGCGCCGATGGTGGCGATCCCTGGCGGCGAGCCGCTGATCCACAAGGAGATCGGCGAGATCGTGCGCGGCCTCGTGGCGCGCAAGAAGTTCGTATCGCTCTGCACCAACGCGCTTCTGCTCGAGAAGAAGCTCGACCTGTTCGAGCCCTCCCCCTACCTGTTCTTCTCGGTGCATCTCGACGGGCTGAAGGATCACCACGACAAGGCGGTGTCGCAGAAGGGCGTCTTCGACCGTGCGGTGTCCGCGATCAAGGCGGCGAAGGCGCGCGGCTTCACGGTCAACGTCAACGCCACCATCTTCGACGGCCATCCGGCCGAGGAAATCGCAAAATTCCTGGACTTCACCACCGAGCTCGGCGTCGGCGTTTCGATGTCGCCGGGCTACGCCTATGAGCGTGCGCCGGACCAGGAGCACTTCCTCAACCGCACCAAGACCAAGAAGTTGTTCCGGGACGTCTTCGCGATGGGCAAGGGCAAGAAGTGGAACTTCATGCATTCCGGCCTGTTCCTGGACTTCCTCGCCGGCAACCAGGAATACGAGTGCACGCCCTGGGGCATGCCCGCGCGCAACATCTTCGGCTGGCAGAAGCCCTGCTATCT
This genomic interval from Bradyrhizobium sp. CB82 contains the following:
- the hpnH gene encoding adenosyl-hopene transferase HpnH, whose amino-acid sequence is MAIPFFKEMRIGGYLLKQKLLGRKRYPLVLMLEPLFRCNLACVGCGKIDYPDAILNRRMTAQECWDAADECGAPMVAIPGGEPLIHKEIGEIVRGLVARKKFVSLCTNALLLEKKLDLFEPSPYLFFSVHLDGLKDHHDKAVSQKGVFDRAVSAIKAAKARGFTVNVNATIFDGHPAEEIAKFLDFTTELGVGVSMSPGYAYERAPDQEHFLNRTKTKKLFRDVFAMGKGKKWNFMHSGLFLDFLAGNQEYECTPWGMPARNIFGWQKPCYLLGEGYAKTFKELMETTDWDSYGTGKYEKCADCMAHCGYEPTAATAALTNPIKAAWVAMRGVRTSGPMAPEIDLSKQRPAQYIFSEQVQKKLSEIRRDEALAAEQKASTAA